A stretch of the Vigna radiata var. radiata cultivar VC1973A chromosome 7, Vradiata_ver6, whole genome shotgun sequence genome encodes the following:
- the LOC106767781 gene encoding cysteine proteinase inhibitor B translates to MAALIPAVTLLTVTTLACLVCGASTGTLVGSKTEITDVKKNKEVQDLGYFSVEEHNRRLRQALKGMAEEAKFVEVVEAQKQVVAGTKYYLKISATQGGRSVMFDTVVVVQPGLASKVLLSFAPSSQKIP, encoded by the coding sequence ATGGCGGCATTGATACCGGCCGTGACACTGCTGACGGTGACGACGTTGGCGTGCCTAGTGTGTGGGGCTTCGACCGGGACATTGGTCGGGTCGAAGACGGAGATCACGGACGTGAAGAAGAACAAGGAGGTGCAGGACTTGGGGTATTTCTCCGTGGAGGAGCACAATCGGAGGCTGAGGCAGGCTCTAAAGGGAATGGCGGAGGAGGCGAAGTTCGTGGAAGTGGTAGAAGCGCAGAAGCAGGTGGTGGCGGGGACAAAGTACTATCTCAAGATTTCGGCCACGCAGGGTGGGCGTTCCGTAATGTTCGATACCGTTGTGGTCGTCCAGCCTGGCCTTGCTTCCAAAGTTCTTCTCTCCTTTGCTCCTTCCTCGCAAAAAATACCTTAG